The following proteins come from a genomic window of Eleginops maclovinus isolate JMC-PN-2008 ecotype Puerto Natales chromosome 8, JC_Emac_rtc_rv5, whole genome shotgun sequence:
- the LOC134868481 gene encoding secretory carrier-associated membrane protein 1-like isoform X1: MSGFDSNPFADPEISNPFQDPSVTQVRQAAPPGLEEYNPFTDTKPTPGGMAPKTAAPTINTQPAIMKPTEEPPAYSQSQEQSGAAAELLRRQEELERKAAELDRREREMQSLSASGGRKNNWPPLPEKFPVGPCFYQDITVDIPVEFQKTVKIMYYLWMFHTGTLLANLVGCLAWFCVDASRGVDFGLSILWFLLFTPCSFVCWYRPLYGAFRSDSSFKFFAFFFVYICQFGIYVLQCIGITGWGASGWISALTGLNRSIPVGIIMILIAALFTSLAVMSLIMFKKVHGMYRTTGASFEKAQQEFATGVMSNKTVQTAAANATTRAAQGAFKEQI; this comes from the exons ATGTCAGGATTCGACAGCAACCCGTTCGCGGACCCGGAGATCAGCAACCCATTCCAg gATCCATCAGTGACTCAAGTACGACAGGCTGCTCCTCCAGGGCTAGAGGAGTACAATCCCTTCACAGATACCAAACCA ACGCCCGGGGGTATGGCGCCCAAGACTGCAGCCCCCACCATCAACACGCAACCCGCCATCATGAAACCCACAGAGGAGCCTCCAGCCTACTCACAGTCACAG gagCAGTCGGGAGCAGCTGCTGAGCTGTTGAGGAGGCAGGAGGAACTGGAGAGGAAGGCTGCCGAGCTGGAccgcagggagagagagatgcagTCGCTCAGTGCTTCAGGAG GCAGGAAAAACAACTGGCCTCCCCTCCCAGAGAAGTTCCCCGTCGGTCCCTGTTTCTACCAAGACATTACAGTGGACATCCCTGTAGAGTTCCAGAAGACCGTCAAGATCATGTACTACCTCTGGATGT TTCATACTGGGACGCTGCTTGCTAACCTGGTGGGCTGCCTGGCCTGGTTCTGTGTGGATGCGTCACGCGGGGTGGACTTTGGCTTGTCTATCCTCTGGTTCCTGCTCTTCACCCCGTGTTCTTTCGTCTGCTGGTACAGACCACTTTATGGAGCATTCAG GAGTGACAGCTCATTCAAGTTCTTTGCTTTCTTCTTCGTGTACATCTGTCAGTTTGGCATCTACGTTCTCCAGTGTATCGGCATCACTGGTTGGGGCGCCAG CGGGTGGATCTCAGCGTTGACCGGCCTGAACCGTAGCATCCCAGTGGGCATCATAATGATCCTCATCGCTGCTCTCTTTACCTCTCTGGCTGTCATGTCCCTCatcatgttcaaaaag GTCCATGGGATGTACCGTACCACCGGGGCCAGCTTTGAGAAGGCCCAGCAGGAGTTTGCCACCGGTGTCATGTCCAACAAGACGGTCCAGACGGCCGCTGCTAACGCCACCACCAGGGCTGCACAAGGAGCCTTCAAGGAGCAGATCTGA
- the LOC134868481 gene encoding secretory carrier-associated membrane protein 1-like isoform X2 → MDPSVTQVRQAAPPGLEEYNPFTDTKPTPGGMAPKTAAPTINTQPAIMKPTEEPPAYSQSQEQSGAAAELLRRQEELERKAAELDRREREMQSLSASGGRKNNWPPLPEKFPVGPCFYQDITVDIPVEFQKTVKIMYYLWMFHTGTLLANLVGCLAWFCVDASRGVDFGLSILWFLLFTPCSFVCWYRPLYGAFRSDSSFKFFAFFFVYICQFGIYVLQCIGITGWGASGWISALTGLNRSIPVGIIMILIAALFTSLAVMSLIMFKKVHGMYRTTGASFEKAQQEFATGVMSNKTVQTAAANATTRAAQGAFKEQI, encoded by the exons ATG gATCCATCAGTGACTCAAGTACGACAGGCTGCTCCTCCAGGGCTAGAGGAGTACAATCCCTTCACAGATACCAAACCA ACGCCCGGGGGTATGGCGCCCAAGACTGCAGCCCCCACCATCAACACGCAACCCGCCATCATGAAACCCACAGAGGAGCCTCCAGCCTACTCACAGTCACAG gagCAGTCGGGAGCAGCTGCTGAGCTGTTGAGGAGGCAGGAGGAACTGGAGAGGAAGGCTGCCGAGCTGGAccgcagggagagagagatgcagTCGCTCAGTGCTTCAGGAG GCAGGAAAAACAACTGGCCTCCCCTCCCAGAGAAGTTCCCCGTCGGTCCCTGTTTCTACCAAGACATTACAGTGGACATCCCTGTAGAGTTCCAGAAGACCGTCAAGATCATGTACTACCTCTGGATGT TTCATACTGGGACGCTGCTTGCTAACCTGGTGGGCTGCCTGGCCTGGTTCTGTGTGGATGCGTCACGCGGGGTGGACTTTGGCTTGTCTATCCTCTGGTTCCTGCTCTTCACCCCGTGTTCTTTCGTCTGCTGGTACAGACCACTTTATGGAGCATTCAG GAGTGACAGCTCATTCAAGTTCTTTGCTTTCTTCTTCGTGTACATCTGTCAGTTTGGCATCTACGTTCTCCAGTGTATCGGCATCACTGGTTGGGGCGCCAG CGGGTGGATCTCAGCGTTGACCGGCCTGAACCGTAGCATCCCAGTGGGCATCATAATGATCCTCATCGCTGCTCTCTTTACCTCTCTGGCTGTCATGTCCCTCatcatgttcaaaaag GTCCATGGGATGTACCGTACCACCGGGGCCAGCTTTGAGAAGGCCCAGCAGGAGTTTGCCACCGGTGTCATGTCCAACAAGACGGTCCAGACGGCCGCTGCTAACGCCACCACCAGGGCTGCACAAGGAGCCTTCAAGGAGCAGATCTGA